A window from Schistocerca gregaria isolate iqSchGreg1 chromosome 8, iqSchGreg1.2, whole genome shotgun sequence encodes these proteins:
- the LOC126284883 gene encoding trypsin delta-like isoform X1, whose protein sequence is MQRLALFLVCLLGSALAAPSPARLWSRGNGRIIGGSNANIADYPWQLSFQYGGSHICGASIISSSWVLTASHCVDGMSLLLMTFRAGSSIRGSGGTVLRASSGYMHASYNSRTIDYDIAVIQVSGSLLGTNAQAVSLPSDGYDPPGGLAVTVTGWGTTYTDGPAASTLQKVDIGIVDRNTCRSIFANINTVTARMVCAGQAGLSVCNGDSGGPLVNGNTQVGIVSWGNSQCESAPGVYANVGNLRSWIRSAAGV, encoded by the exons ATGCAGCGCCTCGCCCTCTTCTTGGTCTGCCTCTTGGGTTCCGCCCTCGCCGCGCCCTCGCCGGCCAGGCTGTGGAGCCGGGGCAACGGCCGCATCATTGGAGGCTCCAACGCCAACATTGCCGACTACCCGTGGCAGCTGTCCTTCCAGTATGGCGGTTCGCACATTTGCGGAGCGTCCATCATCAGCTCCAGCTGGGTGCTGACGGCCTCTCACTGCGTTGACGGTATGAGCCTCCTTCTGATGACTTTCCGAGCTGGGTCTTCAATTCGTGGGAGCGGTGGTACCGTGCTGAGGGCCTCCTCTGGTTACATGCACGCGTCGTACAACAGCCGCACTATAGACTACGATATTGCAGTCATACAG GTGTCTGGATCCCTGCTGGGCACGAACGCTCAGGCCGTCAGCCtgccctctgacggctacgacccgCCAGGTGGTCTCGCAGTGACGGTGACCGGCTGGGGAACCACGTACACGGACGGGCCAGCAGCCAGCACCCTGCAGAAGGTCGACATCGGCATCGTGGACCGCAACACCTGCAGGAGCATCTTCGCCAACATCAACACTGTGACCGCCCGTATGGTGTGCGCCGGCCAGGCCGGCTTGAGCGTCTGCAACGGAGACTCCGGCGGCCCCCTGGTCAACGGAAACACCCAGGTGGGCATCGTCTCCTGGGGGAATTCACAGTGCGAGTCCGCCCCCGGGGTCTACGCCAACGTCGGAAACCTGCGCTCCTGGATCCGATCTGCAGCTGGTGTCTAA